TCACCGGCAACCCGCTGGCCATGGCCTCCAGAACCACCATGGGAAATCCCTCAGAGTACGAAGGCAGCAGCAACAGAGCGCTTTCAGCCAGCAGTCGCTTTTTGGCCGCATAGTCCACCCAGGAGTGAATTTCAAAATGGTCCTGCAGACCGTGTTCCTGCACGGTTTGTCTCAGCTTGTCGATCTCATGGTCGCCGCAAAAAACAAACCGACAGTGCGGCCGCTGCGCGAGCACCAGCGGAGCCGCACGGACGATATCATACACGCCTTTGCCCTTGAGAATGGCGCCGAGAAAAAGCGCCTGCTCTTTACGTCCGTTGCGGCTGAAGGGGAAGAGTCGGGTGTCGATGGGATTGTGCACATAATACAAGCGCTGCTCCGGCAAAAGCGGGCGAAACCGGTCGATCATGGCGCGATTGGCGAAAATGATGCCGTCGCTGCGGCGCAGCAGGGCGACGATGAAACGCTTCACCCAGCCGCGACGGTTGTGCACATAATCCCAGAAATGGCTGGGATGCACGTGCAACAGCAGCGGAATGCGGCGCTGATGCAGCAGAAGCATGTACGGCACCTTGCGCCAGAAACTCATATCAGAGGAAAAGTGAATATGCACCAGATCCGGCCGCGACCGGCCGATGCGCCAGGAAAAGGAAAGCCACTGCCGCAGTGCCGAAAGGAGTTTGGCGAGTTTGACGCCGTCGCCGCAGGAAGAGTGATAACAAACCCCGTTGCTGAAAAAGCCCGCTTCAGCCAGGGTGTTGAGCACAGTGGCCACACCGCCGCGCCGGTGCCGCGACAGGCTGATCACTACAACCCGCAGGGGCTGTGCGGCGGCAGGGGCGTGAACCTGGCCCTCGCTCATCGACGGCCTCCTATGGATCGGGCCTGTTCATAGATCTGCAGCAATTTTTCATAATGTATTTCGGGTGAGAACAACCGCTCTGCCTTAGCACGGCCGCAGCGGCCCATATCCACGGCCCGTTGCGGTTCGCCGATCAATCGCTCGACCCGGTCGACGAATTCGTCCAGATTCCCGGCCGTGTAGGTGTAGCCGTCCACCCCTTCTTCGATCAA
This genomic window from bacterium contains:
- a CDS encoding glycosyltransferase family 4 protein, which codes for MSEGQVHAPAAAQPLRVVVISLSRHRRGGVATVLNTLAEAGFFSNGVCYHSSCGDGVKLAKLLSALRQWLSFSWRIGRSRPDLVHIHFSSDMSFWRKVPYMLLLHQRRIPLLLHVHPSHFWDYVHNRRGWVKRFIVALLRRSDGIIFANRAMIDRFRPLLPEQRLYYVHNPIDTRLFPFSRNGRKEQALFLGAILKGKGVYDIVRAAPLVLAQRPHCRFVFCGDHEIDKLRQTVQEHGLQDHFEIHSWVDYAAKKRLLAESALLLLPSYSEGFPMVVLEAMASGLPVITTQVGGMADALKDGAEVLFIEPANPALLAEKTIHLLEHVDLQQRLAERALAYVQRHSVERVKQRITAIYQEIAAGAAAGSRRSGKSV